From the Brassica napus cultivar Da-Ae chromosome A8, Da-Ae, whole genome shotgun sequence genome, one window contains:
- the LOC106361501 gene encoding glycine-rich RNA-binding protein 10-like, producing MSGEAEYRCFVGGLAWATADADLERTFSQFGEVIDSKIINDRETGRSRGFGFVTFKDEKSMRDAIEEMNGKELDGRTITVNEAQSRGSGGGGGGRGGGGGYRGGGGGGYGGGGGYGGGGGGYGRRDGGGYGSGGGGGYGGRRDGGGYGGGDGGYGGNSGGGGGGW from the exons atgtctGGAGAAGCTGAGTACCGGTGCTTCGTGGGAGGCCTGGCCTGGGCCACCGCGGATGCGGATCTAGAGAGGACGTTCTCCCAATTCGGCGAAGTAATCGATTCCAAG ATCATTAACGATCGCGAGACTGGGAGATCGAGGGGATTTGGATTCGTGACTTTCAAGGATGAGAAGTCGATGAGGGATGCGATTGAGGAGATGAACGGTAAAGAGCTCGATGGACGTACTATTACCGTCAACGAGGCTCAGTCTAGAGGAAGCGGTGGCGGTGGAGGAGGCCGTGGTGGCGGCGGTGGTTACAGAGGAGGCGGTGGTGGAGGTTACGGTGGAGGAGGTGGTTACGGTGGCGGCGGTGGTGGATATGGAAGACGTGATGGCGGTGGTTACGGATCTGGTGGTGGCGGCGGATACGGTGGAAGACGTGATGGAGGTGGTTATGGAGGAGGTGATGGTGGTTACGGAGGAAACagtggcggtggtggtggtggctggTAA